Proteins encoded within one genomic window of Triticum aestivum cultivar Chinese Spring chromosome 2D, IWGSC CS RefSeq v2.1, whole genome shotgun sequence:
- the LOC123052697 gene encoding uncharacterized protein has translation MMLGDGRTTLFWDDRWINGQSVREIAPMLYQCIPKRRCKTRTVAEGLDGNTWARDIQGTLGIHEIGQYLMLWQAVQHFTLSDEPDRLLWRWTASATYSAQSCYAATFQGSTRCHSWKLIWKSWAPPRVKFFHWLANQDRCWTASRLARRGLQHHPRCLLCDQDPETIQHLLLACPFAKQTWYIILDWAHIPAQPPANEITMMDWWLRAKAQTPPTLCKALQSITLLVPWMIWKQRNECVFDNARPSIDALDDRIKDEAKCWAKAGAQGLWVVLPASWDVH, from the coding sequence ATGATGCTCGGCGATGGCCGGACAACACTCTTCTGGGACGACCGATGGATAAACGGCCAATCCGTCCGTGAGATAGCCCCCATGCTATACCAATGCATCCCCAAGCGGCGATGCAAGACGAGAACAGTGGCAGAAGGCCTGGACGGGAACACTTGGGCCCGCGATATCCAGGGGACCCTCGGGATACACGAGATTGGCCAGTACCTGATGCTCTGGCAGGCGGTACAGCATTTCACCCTCTCAGACGAACCCGACCGGCTGCTCTGGAGATGGACAGCAAGCGCCACATACTCGGCCCAGTCTTGCTACGCCGCCACATTCCAGGGATCTACGCGCTGCCATTCATGGAAGCTGATTTGGAAGAGTTGGGCGCCACCCCGCGTCAAATTCTTCCACTGGCTTGCTAACCAGGACCGATGTTGGACGGCGTCGAGGCTGGCCCGCCGCGGCCTGCAGCACCACCCTAGGTGCCTCCTTTGCGACCAAGACCCGGAGACCATCCAACACCTGCTCCTGGCGTGTCCATTTGCTAAGCAGACTTGGTACATCATCCTGGACTGGGCGCATATACCTGCCCAACCGCCAGCCAACGAAATTACCATGATGGACTGGTGGCTGCGTGCGAAGGCACAGACCCCTCCTACACTATGCAAAGCTCTGCAATCGATCACACTGCTCGTCCCCTGGATGATCTGGAAACAGAGGAACGAATGCGTCTTCGACAATGCAAGACCGTCGATAGATGCGCTAGATGATAGGATTAAAGACGAGGCCAAATGTTGGGCAAAAGCTGGGGCACAGGGGCTGTGGGTTGTCTTGCCCGCCTCCTGGGATGTCCACTGA